A stretch of the Massilia varians genome encodes the following:
- a CDS encoding M3 family metallopeptidase, translated as MNRPHLFIVAASLALAHAAVAAPAAPALDAANPFAQPSSLPLNYPAFDKIRNEHFLPAYAAGMAEHLREIDAIAKDKAAPTFENTVVAMERAGQMLARVSAVFSNLQTANTNEVLDAVDREMSPRLAAHNDAIYLNPALFQRVKTLYGKRATLGLDAESKHLLERVYKEFVRAGANLSNADKDKLKKYNAEIASLQSDFSQRVLKEANASALIVDTREDLAGFSEAEIHAAASEAEQRGLKGKYAIALVNTSSQPALATLTNRTTRERLMAASLNRGSRGGEFDTRQLVLRLVKLRAERAALLGYPNYAAYSQELETAKNPAAVNRLLAELAKPAVNNARKEAAEIQKVIDKERGGFQVASYDWPLYQDKVRAAKYNFDENQLRPYFELNRVLVDGVFFAATKEFGITFKERKDLPVYDPDVRVFDVFDHDGKQLAIFLFDPYARGNKQGGAWMNEYVSQSHLLGKKPVVGNHLNIPKPPAGQPTLLTYDEVRTAFHEFGHALHGMFSNVKYPHFSGTNVPRDFVEYPSQVNEMWAIWPEVLSNYARHHQTGAPMPKALLDKVVASKKFNQGYMTTEYLAASLLDQRWHQLKPSQVPTDVLAFEAKALKDAGVDFAPVPPRYRTTYFSHSMNGGYSAGYYAYLWSEKLDADTVQWFTESGGLSRKNGDHFRKTLLSRGGSADAMDLFRQFRGRDPVIEPLLERRGLTGN; from the coding sequence ATGAACCGACCACACCTGTTCATCGTTGCCGCCAGCCTCGCGCTCGCGCACGCCGCAGTGGCTGCACCGGCAGCGCCTGCCCTCGACGCCGCCAACCCGTTTGCCCAGCCCAGCAGCCTGCCGCTGAACTACCCGGCTTTCGACAAGATCAGGAACGAACACTTCCTGCCCGCCTACGCCGCCGGCATGGCCGAGCACCTGCGCGAGATCGACGCCATCGCCAAGGACAAGGCGGCGCCTACTTTTGAGAACACCGTCGTCGCCATGGAGCGTGCGGGCCAGATGCTGGCGCGCGTGTCCGCCGTGTTCTCCAACCTGCAAACGGCCAACACCAACGAGGTGCTGGACGCGGTCGACCGCGAGATGTCGCCCAGGCTGGCCGCGCACAATGACGCGATCTACCTGAACCCGGCCCTGTTCCAGCGCGTGAAGACGCTCTACGGCAAGCGCGCCACCCTTGGCCTGGACGCCGAATCGAAGCACCTGCTCGAGCGTGTGTACAAGGAATTCGTGCGCGCCGGCGCCAACCTGTCGAACGCCGACAAGGACAAGCTCAAGAAATACAATGCCGAGATCGCCTCGCTGCAGTCGGACTTCTCGCAACGCGTGCTGAAGGAAGCCAATGCCTCGGCGCTGATCGTGGATACCCGCGAGGACCTGGCCGGCTTCTCGGAGGCCGAGATCCATGCCGCAGCAAGCGAGGCGGAACAGCGTGGCCTCAAGGGCAAGTACGCGATCGCGCTCGTCAACACCAGCAGCCAGCCGGCGCTGGCCACGCTCACCAATCGCACCACCCGTGAGCGCCTGATGGCGGCTTCACTGAATCGCGGCAGCCGCGGCGGCGAGTTCGACACACGCCAGCTGGTGCTGCGCCTGGTCAAGCTGCGCGCCGAGCGCGCCGCGCTGCTGGGCTATCCCAACTATGCGGCCTATTCGCAGGAACTGGAAACGGCCAAGAATCCGGCCGCCGTCAACCGGCTGCTGGCCGAGCTGGCCAAGCCGGCGGTGAACAACGCGCGCAAGGAAGCGGCCGAGATCCAGAAGGTGATCGACAAGGAGCGCGGCGGCTTCCAGGTCGCCTCGTACGACTGGCCGCTGTACCAGGACAAGGTGCGCGCCGCGAAATACAACTTCGACGAGAACCAGCTGCGTCCCTACTTCGAGCTGAACCGCGTGCTGGTCGACGGCGTGTTCTTCGCCGCCACCAAGGAATTCGGCATCACCTTCAAGGAACGCAAGGACCTGCCGGTCTACGATCCGGACGTGCGCGTATTCGACGTGTTCGACCACGACGGCAAGCAGCTGGCGATCTTCCTGTTCGACCCCTATGCGCGCGGCAACAAGCAGGGCGGCGCCTGGATGAACGAATACGTGTCGCAATCGCACCTGCTGGGCAAGAAGCCGGTGGTCGGCAACCACCTGAACATCCCGAAGCCGCCCGCCGGCCAGCCGACCCTGCTGACCTATGACGAAGTGCGCACCGCCTTCCACGAGTTCGGCCACGCGCTGCACGGCATGTTCTCGAACGTGAAGTATCCGCACTTCTCGGGCACCAACGTGCCGCGCGACTTCGTCGAGTATCCCTCGCAGGTCAACGAGATGTGGGCGATCTGGCCCGAGGTTTTGTCCAACTACGCCAGGCACCACCAGACCGGCGCGCCGATGCCGAAAGCGCTGCTGGACAAGGTGGTCGCTTCTAAAAAGTTCAACCAGGGCTACATGACCACCGAATACCTGGCCGCCTCGCTGCTCGACCAGCGCTGGCACCAGCTCAAGCCGTCCCAGGTCCCGACCGACGTGCTGGCCTTCGAGGCCAAGGCGTTGAAGGACGCCGGCGTCGACTTCGCGCCGGTGCCGCCGCGCTACCGCACGACCTATTTCTCGCATTCGATGAACGGCGGCTATTCGGCCGGCTACTACGCCTACCTGTGGAGCGAAAAGCTCGACGCCGACACCGTGCAGTGGTTCACCGAGAGCGGCGGCTTGTCGCGCAAGAACGGCGACCACTTCCGTAAGACCCTGCTGTCGCGTGGCGGCAGCGCCGATGCGATGGACCTGTTCCGTCAGTTCCGAGGCCGCGATCCGGTCATCGAACCGCTGCTGGAACGCCGCGGCTTGACCGGCAACTGA